From Fibrobacter sp., a single genomic window includes:
- a CDS encoding type II toxin-antitoxin system YafQ family toxin, with translation MYSIVYTNRMKHDAKLMKKRGKDMGKLVAVLNKLAAGETLPESNRDHQLTGSLKDFRECHIEPDWLLMYQIIENRLVLSATATGSHSDLFGR, from the coding sequence GTGTACAGCATCGTCTATACGAACCGCATGAAACATGACGCCAAACTGATGAAAAAACGAGGCAAGGACATGGGCAAACTGGTAGCTGTACTAAATAAGTTAGCTGCAGGAGAAACTCTGCCGGAGTCAAATCGCGACCATCAGTTGACAGGATCCTTGAAAGATTTTCGTGAATGCCATATAGAACCTGACTGGCTGCTGATGTATCAAATCATTGAAAACCGGCTGGTGTTATCCGCGACCGCAACAGGCTCCCATTCGGATCTGTTTGGAAGATAG
- a CDS encoding type II toxin-antitoxin system RelB/DinJ family antitoxin: MATLQLRVDDELKEKSDKLFQSLGMDTSTAIRVFLKFAVEYNGIPFEVRHKPDLSLERAVADSRNGENLHGPFATAEEAVASMLED, from the coding sequence ATGGCTACTTTGCAACTGCGCGTGGATGACGAACTGAAGGAAAAGTCTGATAAGCTTTTCCAGTCTTTGGGAATGGATACATCCACCGCGATCCGCGTTTTTTTGAAGTTCGCTGTAGAGTATAACGGTATTCCGTTTGAGGTCCGCCACAAGCCGGACCTTTCCTTGGAGCGAGCTGTTGCCGATAGTCGAAATGGTGAAAATCTTCATGGACCGTTCGCAACCGCCGAGGAGGCCGTTGCGTCGATGCTGGAGGATTAG
- the thrS gene encoding threonine--tRNA ligase, giving the protein MSQINLTMPDGSVRTVESGTTGLEVAKSISEGLARKALGVKLGDKVLDLSRPLTEDGAFKIITPNNDDPDCLMLLRHSCSHVMAEAICDLFPGTKLAYGPAVEKGFYYDLMTPTPLQQSDFEKIEKRMKEIIKEDRPFTRVVVSGEEGLKRTAGDKYKTDNAERALAREGADGTLSFYANGEPGKNWEDLCAGPHVPSTGKLKSFKLLSLAGAYWHGDQNSDQLTRVYGTCFADKEGLETYLKFLEEAEKRDHRRIGKEMDLYHIEDHSPGMVFWHPNGTKMVNALKDYIRGKIDRRGYLEVITPEIVNKTLWIKSGHADKYNENMFKTMAGDVEMAVKPMNCPCHIQIFNTGLRSWRDLPMRLAEFGKCHRYEPAGTMHGLMRVRGFVQDDAHIFCTEEQIASEVADFCALVKEIYHDFGFDSIVVKFSTRPERRVGSDELWDKAEAALEEATKLAGLDYILNPGEGAFYGPKLEFTLKDSLGRDWQCGTIQVDFNLPQRLGAEYVGKDNQKHIPVMLHRAAVGSIERFLGILIEEFMGDFPLWLAPVQARVLPISEKFAEYAHKVERELVNAGVRCDIDESNEKLGYKFRQCELQKIPYKIIVGEKEMNEGLVSVNKRKEGDKGSMTVQAFLDMTADDRKVVR; this is encoded by the coding sequence ATGTCTCAAATCAACCTCACCATGCCCGATGGCAGCGTACGTACCGTTGAATCTGGCACCACCGGCCTCGAAGTAGCAAAGAGCATTTCTGAAGGCCTCGCACGCAAGGCTCTCGGCGTAAAGCTGGGCGACAAGGTCCTGGACCTCTCCCGCCCCCTTACCGAAGATGGCGCTTTCAAGATCATCACTCCGAACAATGACGATCCGGATTGCTTGATGCTGCTGCGCCACTCCTGCAGCCACGTGATGGCAGAAGCCATCTGCGACCTGTTCCCGGGCACCAAGCTCGCTTACGGTCCCGCAGTCGAAAAGGGCTTCTACTACGATTTGATGACACCGACCCCGCTTCAGCAGTCCGATTTCGAAAAGATCGAAAAGCGCATGAAGGAAATCATCAAGGAAGACCGCCCGTTCACTCGCGTGGTTGTTTCCGGTGAAGAAGGCCTGAAGCGCACCGCTGGCGACAAGTACAAGACCGACAACGCTGAACGCGCTCTGGCTCGCGAAGGCGCCGACGGCACCCTGAGTTTCTATGCAAACGGCGAACCGGGCAAGAACTGGGAAGACCTCTGTGCAGGTCCTCATGTTCCCAGCACTGGCAAGCTGAAGTCCTTCAAGCTGCTCTCCCTCGCAGGTGCATACTGGCACGGCGACCAGAACAGCGACCAGCTGACCCGCGTGTACGGCACCTGCTTTGCCGACAAGGAAGGCCTGGAAACCTATTTGAAGTTCCTTGAAGAAGCCGAAAAGCGCGACCACCGCCGCATCGGTAAGGAAATGGACCTCTACCACATTGAAGACCATTCTCCTGGCATGGTGTTCTGGCACCCCAACGGCACCAAGATGGTGAACGCCCTCAAGGACTACATCCGTGGTAAGATCGACCGTCGTGGCTACCTGGAAGTGATTACTCCGGAAATCGTGAACAAGACTTTGTGGATCAAGTCCGGCCACGCCGACAAGTACAACGAAAACATGTTCAAGACCATGGCTGGCGACGTTGAAATGGCTGTGAAGCCCATGAACTGCCCCTGCCACATTCAGATCTTCAACACCGGCCTCCGCAGCTGGCGTGATCTCCCGATGCGTCTTGCTGAATTCGGTAAGTGCCACCGTTACGAACCTGCCGGTACCATGCACGGTTTGATGCGCGTCCGCGGCTTCGTGCAGGATGACGCTCATATCTTCTGTACCGAAGAACAGATCGCTTCCGAAGTGGCAGACTTCTGCGCTCTCGTGAAGGAAATCTACCACGACTTCGGTTTCGATTCCATCGTGGTGAAGTTCTCCACCCGTCCGGAACGCCGCGTGGGTTCTGACGAACTTTGGGACAAGGCTGAAGCCGCTCTCGAAGAAGCCACCAAGCTTGCTGGCCTCGACTACATCTTGAACCCGGGCGAAGGCGCCTTCTACGGCCCGAAGCTTGAATTCACCCTGAAGGATTCCCTCGGCCGTGATTGGCAGTGCGGTACCATCCAGGTGGACTTCAACCTGCCCCAGCGCCTTGGTGCAGAATATGTGGGTAAGGACAACCAGAAGCACATCCCCGTTATGCTGCACCGCGCAGCCGTGGGTTCCATCGAACGCTTCCTGGGCATCCTCATCGAAGAATTCATGGGCGATTTCCCGCTGTGGCTCGCTCCGGTCCAGGCACGCGTCCTCCCCATCTCCGAAAAGTTCGCTGAATACGCCCACAAGGTGGAACGCGAACTGGTAAACGCCGGCGTCCGCTGCGACATCGACGAATCCAACGAAAAGCTTGGTTACAAGTTCCGTCAGTGCGAACTCCAGAAAATCCCCTATAAGATTATTGTAGGTGAAAAGGAAATGAACGAAGGACTTGTCTCTGTGAACAAGAGAAAAGAAGGTGACAAGGGCAGCATGACTGTTCAGGCCTTCTTGGATATGACAGCCGATGACCGCAAGGTCGTTCGCTAG
- a CDS encoding type II toxin-antitoxin system VapB family antitoxin — protein MKAKPSSFDFCVLYMYIKAKESEVLMVATLEIPERLLEEAMVVTKITSKDDVVVFALENLLKTKSIAGLKKFKGKVDLNIDMDSMRGRI, from the coding sequence GTGAAAGCCAAACCTTCATCATTTGACTTTTGTGTTCTATATATGTATATTAAAGCGAAAGAAAGCGAGGTACTTATGGTTGCCACTCTAGAAATTCCCGAGAGACTTCTTGAAGAAGCTATGGTCGTCACCAAAATCACATCAAAAGATGATGTGGTTGTTTTCGCTTTGGAAAATCTGCTGAAAACAAAATCCATCGCAGGATTAAAAAAGTTTAAAGGGAAAGTCGACCTCAACATTGATATGGATTCTATGCGAGGACGAATTTAA
- a CDS encoding PIN domain-containing protein has translation MVLVDTSVWIDYFHNGINSTHLDSLIDSGKVCVNDLILTELVPSIRHRKETELEHLLLQVPKEAMNIDWSQLISMQTENLKHGVNRVGIPDLMIVQNAEQNDMELYSLDKHFKLMSQFRPLKIFEG, from the coding sequence ATGGTTCTTGTCGATACTTCTGTATGGATAGATTATTTTCACAACGGAATCAATTCCACGCATTTAGACTCACTAATTGATTCAGGAAAAGTCTGTGTAAATGATTTGATTCTCACGGAACTAGTCCCATCCATTCGTCATAGAAAAGAGACAGAACTGGAACATTTGCTCTTGCAAGTTCCCAAGGAAGCAATGAACATCGATTGGTCTCAGCTTATATCCATGCAAACAGAAAATTTAAAGCATGGAGTAAATCGAGTCGGAATCCCTGATTTGATGATTGTCCAGAATGCCGAGCAAAACGACATGGAGTTGTATTCCCTGGACAAACATTTCAAGCTAATGAGTCAATTTAGGCCCCTCAAAATTTTTGAGGGATGA